GCCAGGATGGGCGAGTTCACGTTTGGTTTCCAGCCGGGATAATCGCCCGAAGAGTATGCATGTGCACCTGCATCGGAAAATACCTTGCGGATGTTTACGGCAAGTCGGGCTTTGCTGGCATCGTCGGAGCTGCGTTGCAATGTGGCGATGATGATTTTATCGCCGCTGCTCTTTACGATGGCCAGGTTAGTTGAGGTTTCGACTACCTCGGGCATATCCGGCACCATGCTGATCACCCCATTGGGGCAGCGTGCCACGGCCTCAAACAGGCCTTCCTGTGTTTTGGCGTCAATCACCTTTTCGGGCAGTTCGGCGGACTGGGCGGTAATGCTGAGCCCAGGGTCGGCTTCCTTAAATTCCTCTTTCGAAATGGCTTCGAATTCTTTGACAAAAGCTTCAAAGTCATTCGCATGGCTTTCGGGCACAACCACGGTGGCAAAAGCTTCGCGTGGGATGGCGTTGCGCAGGCTGCCGCCTTCGATCTCGCTCAGGCGGAGGCCAAACTTATCGGCTGCCATGAGCATGAGGGTGTTCAGAATTTTGTTGGCATTTCCGCGTCCCAGATGTATATCGAGACCCGAATGGCCGCCTTTGAGGCCTTTCACAGCCAGCTTGTATGCCTTGCTTCCTGCGGGCACCGGCTCAGATTGCGGGCTGAATTCTCCGGTGGTGTCCACCCCGCCGGCACATCCGATATACAACTCACCTTCGTCTTCCGAGTCCATATTGAGCAGGATTTCGCCT
This window of the Bacteroidota bacterium genome carries:
- a CDS encoding aminoacyl-histidine dipeptidase, coding for MTKITDLEPKNVWKHFYSLTQIPRPSKKEGRIISFMKEFGEQLGLETIVDEVGNVIIRKPATPGCEHMRGVVLQAHLDMVPQKNAGTAHDFENDPIETIVDGEWLKANGTTLGSDNGIGVAAAMAVLESTDIAHGPVEALFTIDEETGMTGAKMLKPGLLQGEILLNMDSEDEGELYIGCAGGVDTTGEFSPQSEPVPAGSKAYKLAVKGLKGGHSGLDIHLGRGNANKILNTLMLMAADKFGLRLSEIEGGSLRNAIPREAFATVVVPESHANDFEAFVKEFEAISKEEFKEADPGLSITAQSAELPEKVIDAKTQEGLFEAVARCPNGVISMVPDMPEVVETSTNLAIVKSSGDKIIIATLQRSSDDASKARLAVNIRKVFSDAGAHAYSSGDYPGWKPNVNSPILATMKKVYADKYGKTPEVKVIHAGLECGILAGAYPHWDMISFGPTIRHPHSPDEKVHIGTVGLFWDYLVETLKHIPAKN